A single window of Egibacteraceae bacterium DNA harbors:
- a CDS encoding ester cyclase, which translates to MTDISSDSIVERNCEIVRRILVEIWTEGNIDLADELIAEDAVDHDRQPGEENGLASFKLHVGYLRNAATDLVANIDQIWGAGDKVVARWRWQGTHDGSMFGIPPTYKSFDMTQLIIYRLEDSKVVEVWKASDLLQMLEQIEILPPRGTSPPGFLAHFVKSTVTIAYRQIRGAPKTAS; encoded by the coding sequence ATGACCGACATCAGCAGCGACAGCATCGTCGAACGCAACTGCGAGATCGTCCGCCGCATCCTGGTGGAGATCTGGACCGAGGGCAACATCGACCTCGCCGACGAGCTGATCGCCGAGGACGCGGTCGACCACGACCGCCAGCCGGGCGAGGAGAACGGCCTCGCGTCGTTCAAGCTGCACGTGGGCTACCTGCGGAACGCGGCCACCGACCTCGTCGCCAACATCGACCAGATCTGGGGCGCCGGCGACAAGGTCGTCGCCCGCTGGCGGTGGCAGGGGACCCACGACGGCTCGATGTTCGGGATCCCGCCGACCTACAAGTCCTTCGACATGACCCAGCTGATCATCTACCGCCTGGAGGACAGCAAGGTCGTCGAGGTCTGGAAGGCCTCCGACCTGCTGCAGATGCTCGAGCAGATCGAGATCCTGCCGCCGCGCGGGACGAGCCCCCCCGGGTTCCTCGCGCACTTCGTGAAGAGCACGGTCACGATCGCCTACCGCCAGATCCGGGGTGCACCCAAGACCGCGTCGTGA
- a CDS encoding NAD(P)/FAD-dependent oxidoreductase has translation MTEHDLDADVIVIGSGIAGLTAGALLAYTGRRVVVCEQADGLGGYAHAFQRGDHGQYTFDPAVHLLADQQLFGGVLQLLGVRDSCTFIPSEHFYRAILPDYAIDLPADREGYVETHVEAFPHEAEGIRGFWEMCRTVHREAHDMPAALHLRDLDAAVAAAPNMFRYRQSTLADVLDEYIDDPRAKAVCAVPWQYLGVPPSMAAFQTFAQLTTVHTDDLFAIEGGVERLIHALADAITSRGGAIRTGCRVTAIPVSDGRARGVTLADGEELHADWVLSGADPFQTFEQLVADEHVPSKYLRKLSRMRVSGSAFLLFAASRLDLSAWDLPHQIFTHASWDHEESYRMTSVGDFGVRWITPTSLLDPSVAPEGEHIVVCKAITPYDVGTPWADIKERCTQKLLGELDTILPGFTDDLTFVESATPLTVERFSLNRGGAIHSWEQTPAHTESKRPTPVTPVDHLLLCSQWTSIGGSFLRSFFAGIMTAQILLDQSGAPDALPDFRAVPQA, from the coding sequence ATGACCGAGCACGACCTCGACGCGGACGTCATCGTCATCGGCAGCGGCATCGCCGGGCTCACGGCGGGGGCGCTGCTCGCCTACACCGGGCGGCGGGTGGTGGTGTGCGAGCAGGCCGATGGCCTCGGCGGGTACGCCCACGCGTTCCAGCGTGGCGACCACGGCCAGTACACCTTCGACCCGGCCGTGCACCTGCTGGCCGACCAGCAGCTGTTCGGCGGCGTCCTCCAGCTCCTCGGCGTGCGCGACAGCTGCACGTTCATCCCCTCGGAGCACTTCTACCGGGCGATCCTGCCCGACTACGCGATCGACCTGCCGGCGGACCGGGAAGGCTACGTGGAGACCCACGTCGAGGCCTTCCCCCACGAGGCGGAGGGCATCCGCGGCTTCTGGGAGATGTGCCGGACCGTGCATCGCGAGGCCCACGACATGCCTGCGGCGTTGCACCTGCGCGACCTCGATGCGGCCGTCGCGGCCGCACCCAACATGTTCCGCTACCGCCAGTCGACCCTGGCCGACGTGCTCGACGAGTACATCGACGACCCCCGGGCCAAGGCCGTCTGCGCGGTGCCCTGGCAGTACCTCGGCGTCCCGCCCAGCATGGCGGCCTTCCAGACGTTCGCGCAGCTCACCACCGTGCACACCGACGACCTGTTCGCGATCGAGGGCGGTGTCGAACGACTGATCCACGCACTGGCGGATGCCATCACCAGCCGGGGCGGCGCCATCCGCACGGGCTGCCGTGTCACCGCCATCCCCGTGAGCGACGGGCGTGCGCGCGGCGTGACCCTCGCCGACGGGGAGGAGCTGCACGCCGACTGGGTCCTCTCGGGCGCCGACCCGTTCCAGACGTTCGAGCAGCTCGTGGCCGACGAGCACGTCCCGTCCAAGTACCTGCGCAAGCTGTCGCGGATGCGTGTCTCGGGATCGGCGTTCCTGCTGTTCGCGGCCAGCCGCCTCGACCTGTCGGCATGGGACCTTCCGCACCAGATCTTCACCCACGCGTCGTGGGACCACGAGGAGTCCTACCGGATGACGTCGGTGGGGGACTTCGGTGTCCGCTGGATCACACCCACGTCGCTGCTCGACCCGAGCGTCGCCCCCGAGGGCGAGCACATCGTCGTCTGCAAGGCCATCACCCCCTACGACGTGGGCACCCCGTGGGCGGACATCAAGGAGCGCTGCACCCAGAAGCTCCTGGGCGAGCTGGACACGATCCTGCCCGGCTTCACCGACGACCTCACGTTCGTGGAGAGCGCGACGCCGCTCACCGTGGAACGGTTCTCGCTCAACCGGGGCGGGGCCATCCACAGCTGGGAGCAGACGCCGGCGCACACCGAGAGCAAGCGTCCGACCCCGGTGACGCCCGTCGACCACCTGCTGCTGTGCAGCCAGTGGACGAGCATCGGCGGGAGCTTCCTGCGCTCGTTCTTCGCCGGGATCATGACCGCCCAGATCCTGCTCGACCAGAGCGGGGCGCCGGACGCGCTACCGGACTTCCGCGCCGTTCCCCAGGCCTGA
- the leuS gene encoding leucine--tRNA ligase, whose product MATGYDPHDIEPRWQQAWEDQGQNIADDASDKPRFYTLHMFPYPSGDLHMGHVEAFSLADAVARYRRLRGFEVMNPIGWDSFGLPAENAAIERGANPATWTYANIETHAATMRRLGFSWDWSRRLHTSDPEYYRWTQWIFLQLFAAGWAYRGEALVNWDPVDQTVLANEQVIDGHSDRSGALVEKRSLTQWFLKITDFAQRLLDDMDQLTDTWPQRVLSLQRNWIGRSEGAEVTFAIEEAGEDVVVFTTRPDTLFGATFFVVAPEHPSARRWAELGGTADAFDEFLTRVQRKTDIERETAERDKEGLDLGVHAVNPVNGERIPVFAADYVLVGYGTGAIMAVPAHDQRDLDFARTYDLPVRVVVAVENADLDETTMTEAAPGDGLVVNSPGYDGLTWQEAKRTITDDLADKGRGRHAVNYRLRDWLVSRQRFWGAPIPIIHCPDCGLVPVPAADLPVRLPDPETVDFQPKGESPLAGHPDWADVDCPSCGGPARRDTDTMDTFVDSSWYYLRYCSPGRDDVAFDSEDVRRWMPVDQYTGGIEHAILHLLYSRFLTKALHDLGHLGFTEPFTRLKSQGMVIMDGTKMSKSRGNLVQPGAIVEEYGADTLRVAMLFAGPIEDDVDWADVSEAGMFRWLSRLARLVDEMVADQTASNGSTPDSPVVVALRRATHKTIAAVTEDFEAFKYNTAIAKLMTLANEVSAAFRDAGVRGPAVTEALEAIQVMLSPIAPHVTEELWHRLGHDDSVHRQSWPTFEAHLTVEDRKRIPIQVDGKVRDTTELPAGASEADAVAAARELDNVARHLDGREVVKVVWVPDRLLNFVTRPAG is encoded by the coding sequence GTGGCCACCGGCTACGACCCCCACGACATCGAACCGCGCTGGCAGCAGGCGTGGGAGGACCAGGGCCAGAACATCGCCGACGACGCGAGCGACAAGCCGCGCTTCTACACCCTGCACATGTTCCCCTACCCCTCCGGGGACCTGCACATGGGTCACGTCGAGGCGTTCAGCCTGGCCGACGCGGTGGCGCGCTATCGGCGGCTGCGCGGGTTCGAGGTCATGAACCCGATCGGCTGGGACTCCTTCGGGCTGCCCGCCGAGAACGCCGCCATCGAGCGGGGCGCGAACCCGGCGACGTGGACCTACGCCAACATCGAGACGCACGCCGCGACCATGCGCCGCCTCGGGTTCAGCTGGGACTGGTCGCGCCGGCTGCACACCTCCGACCCCGAGTACTACCGGTGGACCCAGTGGATCTTCCTGCAGCTGTTCGCGGCGGGCTGGGCCTACCGCGGCGAGGCGCTGGTCAACTGGGACCCCGTGGACCAGACGGTGCTGGCCAACGAGCAGGTCATCGACGGCCACAGCGACCGGTCCGGCGCGCTGGTCGAGAAGCGCTCCCTGACCCAGTGGTTCCTGAAGATCACCGACTTCGCGCAGCGCCTGCTCGACGACATGGACCAGCTCACCGACACCTGGCCGCAGCGGGTCCTGAGCCTGCAGCGCAACTGGATCGGGCGCTCCGAGGGCGCCGAGGTCACCTTTGCGATCGAGGAGGCCGGCGAGGACGTCGTCGTCTTCACCACCCGCCCCGACACGCTGTTCGGCGCGACCTTCTTCGTCGTCGCGCCCGAGCACCCGAGCGCGCGGCGGTGGGCGGAGCTCGGCGGCACAGCCGACGCGTTCGACGAGTTCCTGACCCGCGTGCAGCGCAAGACCGACATCGAGCGCGAGACGGCCGAGCGCGACAAGGAGGGCCTTGACCTCGGCGTGCACGCCGTCAACCCGGTCAACGGCGAGCGCATCCCGGTGTTCGCCGCCGACTACGTCCTCGTGGGCTACGGCACCGGCGCGATCATGGCCGTGCCCGCCCACGACCAGCGCGACCTCGACTTCGCCCGCACCTACGACCTGCCCGTGCGGGTCGTCGTCGCGGTGGAGAACGCCGACCTCGACGAGACCACCATGACCGAGGCCGCCCCTGGCGACGGGCTGGTCGTCAACTCGCCGGGCTACGACGGCCTGACGTGGCAGGAGGCCAAGCGCACGATCACCGACGACCTGGCCGACAAGGGCCGCGGACGTCACGCGGTCAACTACCGGCTGCGCGACTGGCTGGTGTCACGCCAGCGCTTCTGGGGGGCGCCGATCCCGATCATCCACTGCCCGGACTGCGGCCTGGTGCCGGTGCCGGCGGCGGACCTGCCGGTGCGCCTGCCCGACCCCGAGACGGTCGACTTCCAGCCCAAAGGCGAGTCGCCGCTGGCCGGCCACCCTGACTGGGCGGATGTGGACTGCCCGTCGTGCGGGGGGCCGGCCCGGCGTGACACCGACACGATGGACACGTTCGTGGACTCGTCGTGGTACTACCTGCGCTACTGCTCGCCGGGGCGCGACGACGTCGCGTTCGACTCCGAGGACGTGCGCCGCTGGATGCCCGTGGACCAGTACACGGGCGGGATCGAGCACGCGATCCTGCACCTGCTGTACTCGCGGTTCCTGACCAAGGCCCTGCACGACCTCGGCCATCTTGGCTTCACCGAGCCGTTCACCCGCCTGAAGTCCCAGGGCATGGTGATCATGGACGGCACGAAGATGTCGAAGTCGCGCGGCAACCTCGTGCAGCCCGGCGCCATCGTCGAGGAGTACGGCGCCGACACGCTGCGCGTCGCGATGCTCTTCGCGGGTCCGATCGAGGACGACGTCGACTGGGCCGACGTGTCCGAGGCCGGCATGTTCCGGTGGCTGTCGCGCCTGGCACGCCTGGTCGACGAGATGGTCGCCGACCAGACGGCGTCGAACGGATCGACGCCAGACAGCCCCGTGGTGGTGGCGCTGCGGCGGGCGACCCACAAGACGATCGCCGCGGTCACCGAGGACTTCGAGGCGTTCAAGTACAACACCGCGATCGCCAAGCTCATGACGCTGGCCAACGAGGTGTCCGCGGCGTTCCGCGACGCGGGGGTGCGCGGGCCGGCCGTGACCGAGGCGCTGGAGGCCATCCAGGTGATGCTCTCGCCGATCGCCCCCCACGTCACCGAGGAGCTCTGGCACCGCCTCGGCCACGACGACTCGGTGCACCGCCAGTCATGGCCGACGTTCGAGGCGCATCTCACCGTCGAGGACCGCAAGCGCATCCCCATCCAGGTCGACGGCAAGGTGCGTGACACCACCGAGCTGCCCGCCGGCGCGTCCGAGGCCGACGCGGTCGCCGCCGCCCGGGAGCTGGACAACGTCGCCCGCCACCTCGACGGCCGTGAGGTCGTCAAGGTCGTGTGGGTGCCCGACCGCCTGCTGAACTTCGTGACCCGCCCCGCCGGCTGA
- a CDS encoding ComEA family DNA-binding protein, with amino-acid sequence MAAPTAPSEDRTVLDRVLRGLARLGCSGAEIAALALLVGGGVAALGLLWVLARPGAAPAADQQEPAGEAGSPEAPALVGEELEELVVHVAGEVAAPGLHRLPDGARVADALEAAGGPLPDAGLDALNLARPLTDGEQLFVPGPGPPPGQPAAGHTEQGGPAPPSAVRPDGLLDLNRATPDDLEELPGIGPVLAERIVEHRDTVGGFGAVGDLRDVPGIGEKKFQSIAELVAV; translated from the coding sequence ATGGCCGCTCCGACCGCCCCGTCTGAGGACCGCACCGTCCTCGACCGGGTGCTGCGCGGGCTTGCCCGCCTGGGCTGCTCGGGGGCGGAGATCGCCGCCTTGGCCCTGCTGGTGGGCGGCGGGGTCGCCGCGCTGGGGCTGCTGTGGGTGCTGGCCCGCCCCGGTGCCGCGCCGGCCGCGGACCAGCAGGAGCCGGCGGGCGAGGCGGGCTCGCCCGAGGCGCCGGCCTTGGTCGGCGAGGAGCTGGAGGAGCTGGTGGTGCACGTGGCGGGCGAGGTGGCAGCGCCCGGCCTGCACCGCCTGCCCGACGGGGCGCGGGTCGCCGACGCGCTGGAGGCCGCCGGTGGGCCACTGCCCGACGCGGGGCTGGACGCGCTCAACCTCGCCCGGCCCCTGACCGACGGCGAGCAGCTGTTCGTGCCCGGCCCGGGACCGCCACCGGGCCAGCCCGCCGCGGGCCACACCGAGCAGGGGGGTCCCGCCCCGCCTTCTGCTGTGCGCCCCGACGGCCTGCTCGACCTCAACCGCGCCACCCCCGACGACCTCGAGGAGCTCCCCGGTATCGGTCCGGTGCTGGCGGAGCGCATCGTGGAGCACCGCGACACCGTCGGCGGCTTCGGTGCCGTCGGCGACCTGCGCGACGTGCCTGGCATCGGGGAGAAGAAGTTCCAGAGCATCGCCGAGCTCGTGGCGGTGTGA